Part of the Candidatus Bathyarchaeota archaeon genome, GAGGGAACACTTGCAGATTTCAGCTTTGGATGTCCAACTTGCAGTTAAGACCCCTTATCTTTTCATTCTAATTCTCAAGATCTGAAATCAGTTTCAAAACTTTCCTTTCTATTTCGTCTCTGATCTGCCTAACTTTTTCTATAGGTTTGTCTTTGGGGTCTTCCAATTCCCAATTAATAACCTTCTTAAGTAAAGGTGCGGGGCAAAACCCCTTTGCATCACAGCCCATGACAATAACTATGTCAGCATCTGGAAGCATTTTGGTGGTTAGAAGTTTAGGTTTGTTTTTGGTGATGTCGATTCCTTTTTCCATCATTACCTTTACTACTAAAGAATGAACACGATTAGACGGCGTAGTTCCAGCGCTAGATGCTTTAACCTTTCCCTTACTGTGTAAGTTTGTGAAGGCTTCAGCCATTTGACTTCGCCCTGCATTCTCGACGCAGACAAATAGCGCTTTCTTAGTCATCTATGCCGCGCTCCAGAAATTATACAAATTCAAGTTCCTCCATTAAGCATTTAGGGATAAAAAGACATACGCCAATTATCTTCTGGCTTGTACGCTTAAACCTGCAAATTGAAAAATTGTTTGTAGTCCTATTCCTGTTAGTGGAGCTTGGCCCAATGGTATACTTCGACAACTGCTCCTACAGCCAAGACAACAACGCCACCAATAACTGACATTAATCCCGGCACCAACATTGCAACACTCGTTATCGGCATCAGCACTCCAAGAAAGATAAAAACCATGCCAACTCCTATGCAGATTCCATCTACAAGTGCAGAAAACCGGTGTCTCCTTGTTTCTTCAGCTGGGGAA contains:
- a CDS encoding arsenate reductase ArsC; the protein is MTKKALFVCVENAGRSQMAEAFTNLHSKGKVKASSAGTTPSNRVHSLVVKVMMEKGIDITKNKPKLLTTKMLPDADIVIVMGCDAKGFCPAPLLKKVINWELEDPKDKPIEKVRQIRDEIERKVLKLISDLEN